The Hymenobacter sp. DG01 genome has a segment encoding these proteins:
- the trpS gene encoding tryptophan--tRNA ligase, producing MSRILTGIQSTGRPHLGNLLGAILPAIELSQQSANESLLFIADLHSLTTVRDAETLRQNTYAVAAAWLACGFDTEKNLFYRQSDVPQVTELTWYLSCFTPYPMLANAHSFKDKSNRLSDVNAGLFTYPVLMAADILLYDAEFVPVGKDQIQHLEITRDIASAFNNRYGETFMLPQARVDEQLMTIPGLDGQKMSKSYGNIIDIFVDDKTLLKTIRSIVSDSTPLEDPKNPDTDTTFKLYSLLASPAEVEEMRQNYLRGGYGYGHAKTALYELIRTRFAQEREQFNFYINNLPEIDRKLAEGARKAQAYGTTILNKVREKVGYSAR from the coding sequence ATGTCCCGCATTCTTACCGGCATCCAAAGCACGGGCCGCCCCCACCTGGGCAACCTGCTCGGCGCCATTCTTCCGGCCATTGAGCTGTCGCAGCAAAGCGCTAACGAGTCGCTGCTGTTTATTGCTGATCTGCACTCCCTGACCACCGTGCGCGACGCCGAAACGCTGCGCCAGAACACCTACGCGGTGGCGGCTGCCTGGCTGGCCTGTGGTTTCGACACCGAGAAGAACCTGTTCTATCGCCAGTCGGATGTGCCGCAGGTGACGGAGCTGACCTGGTATCTCTCGTGCTTCACGCCCTACCCCATGCTGGCGAATGCACACTCGTTCAAGGATAAAAGCAACCGCCTCTCCGACGTGAATGCGGGCCTGTTCACCTACCCCGTGCTCATGGCCGCCGATATTCTGCTCTACGACGCGGAGTTCGTGCCCGTGGGCAAAGACCAGATCCAGCACCTGGAAATCACGCGCGACATTGCCTCGGCTTTCAACAACCGCTACGGCGAAACCTTCATGCTGCCCCAGGCCCGCGTAGATGAGCAGCTGATGACTATTCCGGGCCTCGATGGGCAGAAGATGAGCAAGAGCTACGGCAACATCATCGACATTTTCGTGGATGACAAGACCCTGCTCAAAACCATCCGCAGCATCGTATCGGACAGCACCCCGCTGGAAGACCCCAAAAACCCCGACACCGATACCACCTTCAAGCTGTATTCCCTGCTGGCCTCGCCGGCGGAGGTAGAGGAAATGCGCCAGAACTACCTGCGCGGCGGCTACGGCTACGGTCACGCCAAAACCGCCCTCTACGAGCTCATCCGCACCCGTTTTGCGCAGGAGCGGGAGCAGTTCAACTTCTACATCAACAACCTGCCGGAAATTGACCGCAAGCTGGCCGAAGGTGCCCGCAAAGCC